Proteins from a genomic interval of Zingiber officinale cultivar Zhangliang chromosome 2A, Zo_v1.1, whole genome shotgun sequence:
- the LOC122040866 gene encoding probable pectinesterase/pectinesterase inhibitor 34: protein MGYGRVDSSESLPSLSDLQLQASRDASRTRARRRLLLCLGLIGVLLLVGFQGPHVVRRRDSAETTTPRPDRSRPMSQAISRACGLTRYPVLCVRSLLDFPGALDAARERELVHVSLNMTLSRVSAAIHGASAIAGAAMDQLARSAYEDCMELLDHSQEQLSNSLLAVATAGASPASRARVRGFSDEDVITWLSAALTNQDTCDEGMQQVADLRVKRHMESQTKDLSELVSNCLAIFSGFGRNKDFAGIPIHDKRRRRKLLEFPSWVRKKDRRLLQLPAASIQADMVVSKDGNGTYTSIADAVNAAPDYSTRRIIIYIKAGQYYENIKVGLKKTNLMFIGDGRSNTIIAGSRSASDNFTTFHTATFAATGTGFIMRDITVQNWAGPEKHQAVALRVGADHAVVYRCNVIGYQDTLYVHSQRQFFRECDVYGTVDFIFGNAAVVLQNCSLWSRRPMPMQKNTITAQNRKDPNQNTGISIHACRVVAAADLEPAKANYSTYLGRPWKLYSRTVFMMSYIEDHIHPAGWLEWNATFALDTLYYGEYMNYGPGAAIGKRVQWPGFRVITLPEEASKYTVAQFIFGSSWLPSTGVTFLAGLSV from the exons ATGGGCTACGGCCGAGTCGACTCGTCCGAGTCACTACCCTCCTTATCCGATCTGCAACTGCAAGCGAGTCGCGACGCGTCCAGGACCAGGGCACGCCGTCGGCTGTTACTCTGCCTTGGTCTTATCGGCGTGCTTTTGCTCGTCGGGTTCCAGGGGCCGCACGTTGTCCGCCGCCGCGACTCGGCTGAGACGACGACGCCTCGGCCGGATCGCAGCCGGCCGATGAGCCAGGCCATATCGCGGGCCTGCGGCCTGACACGGTACCCGGTCCTCTGCGTGCGTTCGCTGCTCGACTTCCCGGGCGCCCTCGACGCGGCTCGGGAGCGGGAACTCGTCCATGTGTCGCTCAACATGACGCTCAGCCGCGTCAGCGCGGCCATACACGGTGCCTCCGCGATTGCCGGCGCTGCCATGGACCAGCTTGCCCGCTCCGCTTACGAGGACTGCATGGAGCTGCTCGACCACTCGCAGGAGCAGCTCTCCAACTCACTCCTTGCGGTGGCAACCGCCGGTGCTTCGCCGGCGTCGCGAGCCCGAGTCAGGGGGTTCTCCGACGAGGACGTGATCACCTGGCTCAGCGCCGCGCTCACCAACCAGGACACCTGCGACGAGGGGATGCAGCAGGTGGCCGACCTCCGCGTGAAGCGGCACATGGAGAGCCAAACCAAGGACCTCAGCGAGCTCGTCAGCAATTGCCTCGCCATCTTCTCTGGTTTTGGCCGCAATAAGGATTTCGCCGGCATTCCTATCCACGacaaaaggaggaggaggaagctaCTAGAGTTCCCGTCGTGGGTGCGGAAGAAGGACAGACGCCTGCTCCAGTTGCCGGCGGCGAGCATCCAGGCGGACATGGTCGTTTCCAAGGACGGAAACGGCACTTACACCTCCATCGCCGACGCAGTGAATGCGGCACCAGACTACAGCACCCGCCGGATCATCATCTACATCAAGGCCGGCCAGTACTACGAGAACATCAAGGTCGGACTGAAGAAGACGAATCTCATGTTCATCGGCGACGGCAGAAGCAACACCATCATCGCCGGATCACGGAGCGCGTCCGACAACTTCACCACCTTCCACACAGCCACTTTCG CGGCGACGGGGACGGGGTTTATAATGAGGGACATCACGGTGCAGAACTGGGCGGGGCCGGAGAAGCACCAGGCGGTGGCGCTGAGGGTGGGGGCGGACCACGCAGTGGTTTACAGGTGCAACGTCATCGGATACCAGGACACTCTGTACGTGCACTCTCAGCGGCAGTTCTTCCGGGAGTGCGACGTCTATGGCACCGTCGACTTCATCTTCGGCAACGCGGCGGTGGTGCTGCAAAACTGCAGCCTGTGGTCGCGCCGGCCAATGCCGATGCAGAAGAACACCATCACCGCTCAGAACCGGAAGGACCCGAACCAGAACACCGGCATCTCCATCCACGCATGCCGGGTGGTAGCGGCGGCGGACTTGGAGCCGGCGAAGGCCAACTACTCCACCTATCTCGGTCGGCCGTGGAAGCTCTACTCCAGGACGGTGTTCATGATGTCGTACATCGAGGACCACATCCACCCAGCGGGGTGGCTGGAGTGGAACGCCACCTTCGCCCTCGACACCTTGTACTACGGCGAGTACATGAACTACGGCCCGGGAGCTGCCATCGGCAAGAGAGTGCAATGGCCGGGGTTCCGGGTGATCACGCTGCCGGAGGAGGCCAGCAAGTACACGGTGGCGCAATTCATCTTCGGCTCCTCATGGTTGCCATCCACCGGAGTCACCTTCTTGGCCGGCTTATccgtataa